AGTTGAGTCCCACTGTCCAAGTCCTCAGCTACAGGGGGGCAGTGCCAATGCTGCCACATGGCTGACCCAGCCCCTCTGCAGCCACTGACCTTGGCTCTTCATCAccatgggagcccctttctgCTTACTTTAGAGAAATTTCCCCACTTTCTCTGATCTGAGGACATATTCTTGGCCTTATTTGAATGTGGCTGTGTTTAGCATTTTTCCTACTTCTATGTGCTGGAAGCAGAAAGAAGTGATTACCGTATGTGTCTGGTCTCCCTCCAAAAACCCCAGATCTAGATAATTACGCTCAAATTATTTCGCTGCAGTATTTCAGATGTCCCCTCCACCCTGTTTCTAAATTTGGCTTCAGGGTATACTCAGAAGACAGAGAAGCTCAGAACACCAGCTATGCGTGGTattgcaaaataaatttatttgaagataaaCTGTCTTATAAAAGGTCAGAGGCAATTTGAGATCCCAGATTCAGCTTGTCTCATAAAAAGATTCAACTTCAAGTAGCACAATTTCTTGTCTGCTTTTAATCCTGAACATTCTTGAAGCATGAAACAGCCAACTGTTTACACAACACACATCTGTGACATCTGACTCTGGCACCAGTGGCACCGCAGCTTTCAGCTCTGAGGCCCCACGGGCTGCAGCCCTCAGCTTTGGGAGGGCCCAGATCAGGCCACTGTGACCTCTGGCTTTGCCAGCAACAACAGGTCCCAGCATCCCAGCCCTTCCCTCCCCTGGCACCTCCCAAAAGCACAAGAATGCAAACTGAGACTGGCCCACCACTGAGGCAGGGGTGGACTCCCGCTTGAGTGTGCCAACAGGGCGGGTGGACTGTCCTGGTGACTTCCTGGTGGGCCTGGCCAACCAAGAGGCCAAGTCGCCTCACCAGGCCTTACCTGGCTGCCTGGCAGCccggagaggaaggaggaaggacgCTCACGGTGCGACAGCTCTGGCCACGCTGGCGGGAGCTACGTGATGATCCTGGCGATGGCTTGCAGGGAGGGGAAGTCGTCGTCCCGGGCAGCATGCAGCGCCTGGTGGCTGCTGGCGTCGCCATGCGCGAGCACCTGCTGGCAGGTGGGGCACACACGGCAGTCCAGGCCCGCCTGCTGGGTGGTGGCCTGCCACGCgctcttcttgttcttcttgGACTTGGTGCTCAGAGGCTTCTCGCGGTTGCAGAAGTCCGTGTGTGCAGACAGGAGCTCCTGCTGCTTGGCCGTGTCGGGCAGCAGGACCAGCAGCTCATTAAAGACCTTCTGGAAATTCTCCCCCAGCAGGTCCCGGCAACTCTTGTAATACTGGGCTGCGGAGATCAGGCCCTGCCACCGGAGAGCTGGACTCAGTCATCCCCTCTGGCCCGGGCCCTGGATGAAGACGGGCTGGCCACCCCGCCCCGGGCCCACCTGACCCATCTGGACTCCCCGGGCCCGCCTGACCTGTCTGAACTCCCCTGAGTGGCTCTTGAACTCGCTGAAGCGGGCCTCGTCGCTCTGCAGGAAGTCCCTGATGGACTGGATGAGCTGAAGGTTCCTCTCCCGGAAGTTCTCGGGGACTAGGTAGGCCCGTGGGGCAGGCAGCGGCCTGGGTCTGGGGGTCAGAAGGTAaagaggaggtggaggcttcagccTTTAGAGTGGCCCAAGGGAGGGTACCGTTCCTCCACCCCCGGTGGACACCAGGCAGCTCACCCACACTTACgcttttgtggtggtggtggtggcggggcTGGGGACACAGGCCGGGTGGGGGCTGGGCAGAAGGCCAGAGAAGCCGGGGGGCGGCTTGCTGATTGGGGGCACCAGGCCcggcgggggtgggggaggcgTGCCCTTCAGGAGCACCACAGCGCTGAAGCCTGAGGGGTGGCAGGACAAGACCCAGAGAGGACCCTCGCTGACTGCGGGCTGCCTGGCCTCCAGGGCCAGCTTCTGTCTacagccaccccttccctgcAGGGCAGGTGCAGGGCCAGCACCCACACCATTGCTGCTGGTGTGGCAGGCCCAGCCCACACAAGCTCATGCACCCTCAGACCTGGGAGGTGCCATGAGGGCCAGTCTCACAGAGGCAAGGAACACAGGGCGGTTAACAGGAGGCTGGAGGTCACGTGGGTGGCCGATGGCATCACACAGGGGTCCCCACCACCCAGATGCAGACTGTGCCTGCGGCTCCAGCCTGACCCCGGCCCCTCCCGACACCCAGGGAGCAGGCCTGAGCCAGCACGCGTACCTGGGGGCGGTGGCATCCGGGGTGGGCAGGGGCCGCCGAGCGCTGGGAAGTCCTCCTGTGGCGTGGGGCAGGGGAAGGACCCCAGGGGCCTTGGGAGCCCAGGGGGTTCCTTGGGGGCACTCCGAGCAGGGGCCGGGCCCTCTGTGTGTCCATTAACGATGACGGCAACTGGCCCCTCGGCTCTGCTGGCAGGAGCTTCCGGGGCCTGCAAAGCCCCTGGGGGACAGGTAGTGGGCGGGGGCTGTGGCAATGTGGTGCCCGGCTTCTCCGAGcccactttcttcttcttcccaaCTTTAGAGGGTTGGATGGAGGCCGGCCCCAGTGTGGAGGAGACGGAGCCCGTGGGGCGTGTGCTTAGAAGCTCCTGCACGGCCGGGCTGCCGCCCTCCTCCTCCTGTGTGACGGGCGGGCCACCCTTCCTGCTGCCCCTGCTCCCCTTCCCAGCCTTCCTGGTGGGCTGGCCGCTGCCGGTAGCCTGCGCCGAGAGTGGGGGCTGTGCTACCTTcttgctgctactgctgctgttcCAGGCAGAGACAAGGCTGGTGGGGGCGGTGCCAGGCTTGGGCACCGAGGACACCAGGGCGGGGAAGTCCTCCTCCTGGAAGGCACTCCTGCCTCTGGCAGGGATGGCGTACGGCAGCGCCAACCCCACAGGGCCCGGGGTTGCTGCAGTGGAGCAGGAGGAGTAAGTGGAGGCAGAGAGGCTGGGGAAGTCTTCGTCCTTGAGCTTCGGGCTGGGTGGTGGGAGGGTGCTGGGTGCAGGGAAGCACAGCTGGTCAACAGCTATCAGGCCCCGTGGCTCCATACCTGCCCTCCCGGCACCCACCTGTGGCTGCCCGCATCCGCCCACCATGCACCGTTCACCCCTGGGCACCCATACTCTCACCCTGGCACCCCCACACACCCTGGGGCGGCTGGGCCTGTCACCGAGAAGGCTTCTTGGCTTACAGGACCATTTGTCGAGGTTTCCTTGGGGCCTATGAAGAACACAAGGCCCCCAGGTCAGGTTAGGGTGTGGGGACAGGCCCTCTGGGGACTGGCAGTGCAGGGTGCTCTTCAACCTCCCAGGTGAAGGCCTGGAGCATCCCAGGCACCGTGCCCATGAAGAGCTGGCCActaagctggacatggtggctcacacctgtaatcccagcactctgggaggctgaggtggacagatcacctgaggtcaggagtttgagaccagcctggccaacgtggtgaaaccccatctctactaaaaatagaaaaacgagccaggcatgggggcaggcgcctgtcatcccagctacttgggaggctgaggcaggagaatcacttgaacccgggaggcagaagttgcagtgagccgaaattgcgccactgcaccagcctgggcaacagagtgagactctgtctcacaaaaaaaaaaaaacaaaaaaaagagctggCCACTGACCTCCTAGCCCGGGCAGAGCTGCCACCAGGTAGGGCTTACTCACCTGGGCCTTCGCCCTGAGTCCGGGGTGAGCGCCGGGGGCCACGGGGATCCTCAGGACCCCGCGCCGCTGCCTCCTCCTTCTTGGGCCGACCACCTTCCTCCTGATCCTCACTCCTGCGAGCCTCCTCCTGCTGCTGTGCGGCCATGGAGGCCCGGACAGCAGCTGCTACTTCTCGGTCCTCTTCTTCCCTGGGACAAGGAGGCCAGCCTTCAGGCTGAGCATGGCCCGAGACCAATGCCTCAGGCGGGCAGTGCCTGGGCCCAGTGTGTGGGGCGATTATCTGGGTTCTGATGCCTCTGCCCTGCAGAGCTGCCGAGGCGGTGCTTCCTCGTATAGCTGCGGTGACCGCCCAATTGACACAGGCCCCTTTCACCCACCCCAACCCTGGGATCTGTGGCTGTGGCTAGAactggaagaaagaggaagaaacttCTGCTCACCAAGGACACTGAACAGACCCTACTGCCACTCAGGACCCCAGAAACTCTGGCCACAATCCCTGACCCCATCCCCACTCCCAGCTTGGCCACTGGCCACGGTCACCACAGGAGAATGTCAGCGGCACGCAAGGTCCCCCACCTTTTGTACCTCCAGCTTCCTCGGCGGCTCTGCTGGGCTCCGCGAGTGCCAGCCCGGGCCACTCGGCCCTGGCGGCTGTACCTGTCCACCTCCTCGTAGTCTTCGCCACCAACGACCCCTGCGGCCAGCAGACAGCCTGTCACTTCCCAGGACCCCGGGACGACAATAGGAGGAACAGGCCTGCCGTCAAGGCCACACTCGGCCAATGCTCAGGCCTGGACGGCAGAGGCTTTCCTACCCACAGTGCACATGAGCCCGGGAATGGCACAGGAGCCTCGCAGGGTCCACGCCAGCCACGGGCCTCTACGACCGGGGTGCCAAGCCACAGGAGCagtgggaagggagaggaggagggtccCCGAGCCCCAGGTGGGATCTGCATACAGCAGATGCTCAGTAAAAGCCTCCTGGTCCAGGGAAGGGCCCCGGGCACCCAGGGCAGCAGACCCGAGACCCTGAGGGAGCAAGAGCTCCTGGCACACAAGGGGTGCTCGGGCGCTCCAGTCTGGCCGGAGGGTGGGAGGTCAGCTCCTGCACCCACAGCTCGGTCTCAGGCTCCAGAGCAGGGCATGGTCATGCGGCCCCACCTGGAGGCATCCAGGCCCAGTGCCTGCTCACCCTCGTTCCGGCGCGAGTGCCGTGGCGCGTAGCTGAACTGCAGGTCAATGTGGCGGTTCTGGCGTGCCTCGGCGCGGCTGCGACTGTGGCAGGCCGTCCTGTGGGCCTTGAGGTCGATCTCGGTGCGGAAGGCGTGGGTGAACTGCTCCGTGCTGCAGCGGCCTTCCTCACACAGAAAGTGCTTCTCCCGGAAGTGCTCACGCAGGTAGGCATAGTCGCTGGCAGGAGATGGGGTGTCGGTAGGAGGGCTGCAGCCCGGTTAGCCCCACGCCCTGGGGGAGGGAGGGTCATCTGTCTGTCTGCTGCCCGGCCCACCTGTAGTAGTCCTGGGCCCCGTCCGAGTCGCAGAAGTGGCAGAAGTAGTGGTCGCGGCGCAGGTGCTTAAGCAGCTCATCGTTGTCCAGGTAGCGCTCGTCACAGAACTTACAGAGCGGGTGCCCACGGTGCGACGTGTCATCGGGGTCACCCTGCATGCGATGCCGGGCCAGGTCCTTGCGCGAGTACCACTTGCGCTCATATGTGAAGATCTACAAGGCACAGGGGGCTGGGCACAGGCTGGGGGACCCCAAGCCTCCTGCCTCTTCCCACAGGCCAGTGGCGGAGCAGCAAGGGGCAGGAGAGGGCCCCGCCAGCAGCCAGAGGCCTCCCTGCCACGTGCAGCCTGACCCTCAGGGGGCCATCCAGGGCCAGAAGCAGCAGGTGGACAAGCCCCTCCCAGCCGTGTGGCCATATCCCTTGCACCACCCACCGCCTAGGCTCTCTCCGGAGTCGCCGGGGGGCACACCTGGAGGTGCTGGAGGCACAGCCGGCAGCAGAAGAGCTCATGCTGCCTCCGCATGTGCTGCTCCAGGTCCCCGAAGAGGCTGAAAGGTGGCAGCTCAGGGCACCGCGGGCACTCGTGCTGCAGCAGCTGCCTAGGAAGACACCGAGAGCCGCCCACGGCCCCAGGACATTCAGTGTCACCGCCCGGAGCGGGGCCACTCACCAGGCCCCAGGCCCGTGACCCAGGACAGATGCAAGGCCATGGCTGGGGTGGAGTCTGCACATGGCCTGGGTCAGAAGCCTGGCTCTAGCCCTGAGCCCATGAGCTGCCCCTCCTCTGAGAGACCAGCCCTGGGACAGCTGTACCCCTTATAGGATTTTCAGGCCACGGGCCTGGCTCACACACCTCGTGTGCCCCTCAAGGTGCCCCCGAGGCAGGTGCTGCGCCACCTGGGCATGCCTTTCCCCAGCGCAACCACCAGCTCTACCCCCAGGAGGGCCTGGTAAGCCTCCCCAGTCACAGGACGGAAACCCAGGCGCCTGGCCCCAGCATTGGTGCACCAGGTAGCCCCCGAAGTGCCTCCGGTTGTGAAGAGAGTGGGACGTGAAGGGCCACAACCACAGGGAGGCCAGGACCCAGGGAGAGGCCCTGCTCACCTGTACAATGCGTACACCTTTCCATCTGCAAAGTAGATATCATATTTCTTCTCATGCTGCAGCTGGTGGATGGGGATGGTGGCGAAGGCAGGAAGCTTCTTCCCAAAGACCACCTAGAGCCAACAACCAGAGGGGTGGTGAGCAGGACTGGGATGGGACCCCCACCTGGGATGCAACGGAGGCTCAGAGGCAAGGGAGCCCTCACAGACCCTCTAAGTAGGAGTGAGGCATAAAGGGTCCTCCTAGGAGGCCCCAGCAGGCAGCGGCCCCTGGCACCCTGGCCTAGgcctcccctcctcaccccaACCTGCTTGCCTAGGGCCAGGGGCAGAGGACAGAGACACAACGCCAGGCCTCTCCACCAGGGGGCAGCAAGGCCAGTCCTGAAGCAGCCACGCCCCACCGGCCGGGGCCCTCACCCGGTGGCTCCACCCTGCGGGGAACAGAGCAGCTGTCGCTCTGCGGAGCTTTCCAGGACAGAGAAGAAACGTGTTCCAAGCAGCTGCTAAGGGAATACCAATGGCCGCCAGCCGGGGATACATCAGGTGACAAGGCCCAGCTACCCTGTCCGGCGCCCCCGCCCCCACATTTCCATGGCGCCTTCACGGCACGAGGCTCAAGCCGACCACCTCAGCTCCGTGCATCCTCAGCAGGCGCTGCAGAGCCTCTGCGTGGGCCCCTTCCCAGGGGTCTCTGGCACCTGCAAAGCTGGCTGCCAGAGGACTTGCCTGTCTGCCCTGTGCCCTCCACAGACGGCCCCGGCATCCCTGCTCAGCTCAGCACCCCTGCTCTCCACGAAGCTCTGCTGGGGAGGACCCTCGCTGCCCCAATGCCAGCAGAGATTGGTGCCACCCACCCCTTGGGTTGGTCAAGCCCCCTTCTGGCTCCATCACTGTCCCAAGCCTGGCACTGGTCACTCGCCTCGGCTCTGGGCCCTTAGAGCAGCTCAAGGCCTCAAGCGCACATCCAGGGCAGGGGGACGTCCTCACCTGGGCAAGGGTCACGCCAAGGTCATGTTAAGTTTACCCTTAGCCCCTTAGCCAAAGAGAATGTCGGGCTGGAACGGCCGTGAAGCTGGGAAACCTGAGGCTTGGCAGGAAGAGCCAGTCCCACACGTGCTCAGGGGGTCCTGGGGTGTCTCTGTCCCCCAGAGCAGGTGGTTAAATCTGACTCCCCAGGAGGGTCAGGAGCGCCAGGAGAGCTCAGCCTCCACGTCTGCCAGGACAGGCTGCTGTGCTGCCAGGAGGGTGCCCCCACCCCACCGACAGGAGCCGCTTCCACCAGGGCGGGGTGGGCGGTGCGGGCTGCAGGAGCAGCAGCCCAGGCCTTTCCTCCCCTGGTCACATCAGGCAAGGCTGGGCAGGATGAACTCGGCCGCCTCTGCGTCCCCGTCACACGCTGGGCTCAGATGGGCACTTCATCACAGCTGCCTCCCACGTGCGACGTCTTCAGATGGGAGTCGCAGCCCCACCCAGAGCCCCATTACAAAGGCTGCCAGTCACTGCGGGCCACACCACCCTGACCTGTCCCCTGGCTCCCCTCCTCCGGAGCAGCCTCTCTGCACGCTCCAAACACAGGGAAAGGCCCTGGGCCTTGTGCGGCCTCTTTTCACAGCAGCTGCCCTCGCGGCAGCTGGCACCCAGCCCTACCTTCCACTCACTCCCAAGGGCGCCTCTCCAGCCCGACCCTCACAGGCGCAATCTGTGCAGCCACTCAGGGTGCTGCTGGGACCCAGAGCACGAGCCTCCTCGGGGAGCTGAGCGGAGCCACTCAGGGTGCTGCTGGGACGCAGAGCGCGAGCCTCCTCGGGGAGCTGAGTACTGGGACTCCCGGGAACCAGACAGGGCCACTTCCCCACCACAGCTCCCGAAGCAGCAGGCAGGCGGGCGAGGAAGCCAGTGTCTGCCTGTGAGGTGGCCAGGTGAGCAGCCTGTGAGGGAGGCCCCAAGGCTGCCAAAAAGCATCCAAGCCCATCAGACTCCGAGGAGAAATGACTTCCTTCCCCAGAGGAAACCCGTGCCAGGGGcgtccccagccccacctccccaCTTTGGCACCCCTCCTTTCAGCCGCACGCCCTCATCCACCCTGGGTGGCGGCGACTCAGACTGCAGGCACAGGGGCATCCCAGGCACCCCTAACACGCAGCCAACCTCCACTGGTGCGTCCCCCGAGTGCCACCCGTGTGCGGGCACAGGGCCAGGCCCCGCTGAGGAGCACATACACTCCTCTGTCCTTGCCGCCTGGAGGCACCCATGCCCCATGCGATGCTAGCACATCGCAAGTCCCAAGAAACCTATGTGGGACGGCACTGGTGGGGCTGGCGGACTCGGTCAAGGCAGCCTCTCTGAGGCCAGGGAGCAGCTGGGGGTGGAGGAGCTGTGGGGAGCTgggcagaggcagggccaggccGGGCGGATCCCAGGTGCACTGACAGCACCCAGATGAAGGACCCAGGGCGGGCCAGCACGGGAGGGCCACATGCCCCATGTGGAGTCTAGATGGGCGTCCATCTGTACAGCAGCTAGGGCAGGTACTCCGAGCACCAGGGGCAGCAAGACCCAGAGTATTCGtccctcctgaacagctgggaggGGTCACCCAGGCAGGGCACCTGAGCGGAGCAACGAGACAGGGGAAAGGAGACACTGGTTGGGCTCAGGAACAGGAAGAGGCTTGTGAAAGAACAATGGCTGTGAGCAAGGTGGGCCCAAGGCCGCAATCACTGGAGCAGGAGGGCGTGCAGGTTTGGGGCCGGAGTGAGAAATACCACCTGCTGGTGGGGGCCTGAGGCTGCCCATCCTCAGACAGGCAGGGAGACCAGGACTGGCCGCCCAGACCTCAGGAGCGGGCAATGGGACAGCAGTGCAGTCTGGCATGGCCAGCATCGCCCTCCCTGAGGGTGAGGAGGGGGCTGGACAAGGCTGCGCCCCACAGCACAGTGGCCAGGGTGGAGTCAGGCACGGTCCACTAAGGAGCCAAACAGCAAGACCCTCCCCGCCTGGTGGTTCCAGCACAGCCAGGCTGGGAGTAGGGGACGTAGGGGACATGGAGGCCAGGGGAAGATGGCTGTGGGTAGGGGACTTGGGGGCCTGGGGGAGATGCCTGGGGTGGGACTTGGGGGCTGGAGGGAAATGGCTGGGTTGGGacatgggggcaggggggagaTGGCtggggctacagagggagacaaCAGGTCTAGGTCGCCCCAGCGGGAGAGGGTCACGTGTCTGAGGACAGAAGTACAGAACCCATGGGGAGAGGCTTGGGGATGGGCTATGCAGCAAATGATGGGGGGAAGGGCACTCTACGTGAGCCCTGGAGACAGCCAAGCTACGCCCCAAGGACAGCGAGAGGCAAATGGGGTGAGGCCTGCTTAGGAACAGGAGGCCCCCAAGACCCCCCACAAGGACAGGTGTGGTGTCTGCCTGGGGCCTTGCTGCTCTACACTCCCCAGCATGTCATGGGCACACAAAAGGACAGGGGTGAGGGCCTGCCCACACGTGGGGAGGGGGACCCTGGGGTTGGCTCCCAGGGCCATCTAGAGAGCCTAGACCTCCAAGGAGCCCAGATGGGGACAGCAGCAGCAGGGAGCATCTTACAGAGGGCCAGGGCCATGGGGGACGGGAGCGGGGTGGGGGGACAGCAGAAGCAGGGAGCATTTTACAGATAGGGCCAGGGCCACGGGGGACGGGAGCAGGGCGGAGAGGGAACAGTAGGAGTAGGAAAGCATGACCCGAGCCAGCATGTCACCCTCCTGACCTGGGACCTTGGGTAACTGTGGGCTGGCCCTCTGCGCCCCCTCCCACTGCCTGCCTGTAAGGTGCAGGTGGGCTGCCCTGGGGGGCTTGCAGCCTCATCAGGACTCCTGCAGTAACACCAGGGACCAGAGCAAGCTGGAGAGCAAGATGCAAACAGCAGGAACCGGCCCTTGAGAAAGACACAGCCAGGAAAGAGGCCCAGAACGTGGGGCTCCACCACCCCAGGACCTCTGTCAGCCATGGCCAAGACCAGCGCCCCCACCTCCCACGGAGGGGAGCCTGCCTCGGCTTCCACCCTGAGCACCTGCCAGGGGTCAGGCCCATCTGGCTCCTGGCCTGAGCAGCAGCTGCAGCCTCCACAGGGAAGGCCTGGGTCCAGGTGTGTGGAACTAACAAGCACATGGGGCCAGCCGATTCCACACGGCATCCTGGACACTTTCCTCACAATTTTCGCAAAACCTTAGTCCCAtaagggaggccaaggcaacGCCAGGGTTCAGGAGTTGAGGGTTGCAGTGGCAATTCCTGAGCACGCATGGGACACAGAATATACTCAGGGGATGGTGCTGGACTCAGTAAGGGAAAAAGGAGGCTAGAGTGAGGCGGCAAGCTCAAGATGGGAAGAAAATAGGACGAATGCAAAGGAGAGGAGACCAGCAAACAGCAAACTTTCCAGGAGCCCCTCCTTCAGCCCAGTAAGGCGGGGCAGGCCCTAGAGGAAGCCGGCTGGGGGCACCCAGTGCCAAACCACACCCCGGCTGACAGCTCATGTCCACAGCCCCCAGCCACAGAGCTCCTGGAGGGTGTGGGGCCTACAAGGAATGAGAGCAGGCAGAGGCCGCCACAGTAAGCATACACAGATGTTCACTCATGTCTTGCATCAGACCTGCAGCCTGGGTCGGGACCTCACATGCCAAGAACTCCTTAGCGTCTTCTTTCCGGAAGGAAGCTACAGGTGTGCTGGGAAACCTAGCTGTTGGAGAGTGAGGTCATGCTACACAGGACTGGCTGGCAAGGCAGGCCCTGGCAAAGCCAGGAAGCGCCCTGAGGAAGCCACGGGCCAAGGTCCTCTGTGACTGTTCCTGCACCCCAGATCTCCCCGGGGTCTGGGTCAGCCTCCTCCTGTCACATGACAGACTGATAGAATCTCCAAATGTCTTTTTCCAAAAAGGGCACAGACTATATGCCCACAAATTGCTCAGAGAATTGCAGCATCTCTTCAACTCCTTTGATGTAAATGTCcacttataaaaaagaaagaaaaggaaaaaaagaaagaacctaCACCTCAATACTGCTCTGCATCACTTCTGGGGAGAAGAAAGTTAGATTCCTGGCAGATGTCACCAGCCGAAGCCTTCTATGAACAAACCGGGGGAATTTCACAATGCTGGAAGCAAACAAATCTCTAAGCTTAGCAAACCAACGGGCTCCAGCCAGGTGCCCACAGCCAGCAGCTGGCAGTGCAGTGAGGGTGGAGGAACGCTGCACGGTACCCTCTGACCCCTCCACGGCTTCCAAGTCTGTACAGTCAAAAACGTCTCCCATTCACTGCGGAGATGAGCGCTAAACGGAGGGGGCGGCGGCGAGGAGGAGGAAAACTTCCTAACACTTTTCTCCCTTCCCGCCAAGAAGCGGGAGGGGGCCTTCCCCTCTGACGGGCAGGTCTCCTTCCGAGGCTAGTGTCACCTCCACTCCACAGAGGAAAACGTCAGTCTCGGAAGGAGTTTGCTCAGGGTCATCCAATGGGGGCCCAGAAACACAGCTGGGCTGAGAATGCCCAGAGTTTGACGCCCTGCTTCCAGGACGGATGGCCTCCGCAGAGTCCCCCTTGCCTTGTTTCCTCGACCCGAATGGAGGCCCCTGGAAAATAAACTCCTGAAGACGAGCAGGTCACCGAGTTCTCCATCTGATCAGGACCCTTCCTGAGGCCCGGCAGGAACCACCGGGACACGGGGGAAGTCCCCAGGCTGTCCCCACAGGGCTTGCCCCCTCCTCCAACCCGCTCGGCCGCCTCCGGCCTCCAAGCCCCAACGCCCCGCCGTCAGCCGCACGGCCGGGACCCCGCCCTGGGTGGCCCCACCAGGCCTCTCTCGGAAGCCGGCGCCGCCGGGCCCACGGCCGGACCTCAGTGAGGCAAAGTCCCCATCCGGTCGCCGGGAGCCCCGCTGCCCCCGGGCCGCGCCCCCGGCGCCCCGCACCTGGCGCAGCTCCTCGCGGCACACGGCGCAGTAGCGCTGCTCGCAGAGCACCCGCATCTTGGTAGAGCAGCGGTAGCACACCGGGTGGTCACAGCGGCCCAGCGCCGTGGCCTCCAGGTCTCCGCAGCACAGCACGCAGCTCCCGCCTCCCCGCTCAggagctgccgccgccgccgcctccagaGCCGCGCGCCGCCCCTCGGCGCCCCCCGCCGCCGCCATGGTCCGGGATCCGGCCCCCTCTTGGCCGGCGCGGCGCCGCGCGGCCTGGCTCCCGGCGGGCCCACCCCTTCCGGGCAAACGTCACCGCCCCACCCAGCAACGGGCCCGCCCGGCGGAAGTGCGCGTCGCGACTTCCGCCTCAGCGCGGCGCCGGCTAGAGCGGTGGCCCTGATAGAGGCCGCTCTACCCTGAGCCGACCGCTCGGAGGTCCGCGCGGCCACGCAGCCAGCCCCGGGTTCCTCTGGGCCACGCGTGTCATGTCAACCCTCGCCGGGCTCCACGGACTGGCGTTGTCAGATGAAACACGGCACAACTGGTTTGAATCGCAGATGAACAAGGGGTCATGTCTTAGTGTAAGTATAGCCCAAATATTGATGGGCTAGGCTCATACTAAAATGCTGCTCCTTATCTGAAATTGACATTTAACTGGACCTGCCGTATttgtatttgctaaatctggccaCCTTATTAGGAAACCGGTCTCTGGTATTTGGAACACACACAAGCGTGGTCCGCCTTCACTTCCCTAATGCCCTGTTTAAATCCCTACATGAAAGACAACGTGAAAGGCAGCACGTGGTGACGTCCATCTCGCAGCCCAGGGCAGTCTCGCCAGGCCTGCCCAGAAGGGGCCTCTGGAAGGCAGGAACGGAACCTGTCCTCTTTACGCTGGGCCCAGCACAGGACGTGTTTGGATGGATGCTGCAGTAACAGGGCCTCCTCCCTACCCTTGAGGGCCAGGCACACTCAggacctccctccctc
This sequence is a window from Gorilla gorilla gorilla isolate KB3781 chromosome 18, NHGRI_mGorGor1-v2.1_pri, whole genome shotgun sequence. Protein-coding genes within it:
- the ZNF598 gene encoding E3 ubiquitin-protein ligase ZNF598 isoform X4, yielding MAAAGGAEGRRAALEAAAAAAPERGGGSCVLCCGDLEATALGRCDHPVCYRCSTKMRVLCEQRYCAVCREELRQVVFGKKLPAFATIPIHQLQHEKKYDIYFADGKVYALYRQLLQHECPRCPELPPFSLFGDLEQHMRRQHELFCCRLCLQHLQIFTYERKWYSRKDLARHRMQGDPDDTSHRGHPLCKFCDERYLDNDELLKHLRRDHYFCHFCDSDGAQDYYSPPTDTPSPASDYAYLREHFREKHFLCEEGRCSTEQFTHAFRTEIDLKAHRTACHSRSRAEARQNRHIDLQFSYAPRHSRRNEGVVGGEDYEEVDRYSRQGRVARAGTRGAQQSRRGSWREEEDREVAAAVRASMAAQQQEEARRSEDQEEGGRPKKEEAAARGPEDPRGPRRSPRTQGEGPGPKETSTNGPVSQEAFSVTGPAAPGTLPPPSPKLKDEDFPSLSASTYSSCSTAATPGPVGLALPYAIPARGRSAFQEEDFPALVSSVPKPGTAPTSLVSAWNSSSSSKKVAQPPLSAQATGSGQPTRKAGKGSRGSRKGGPPVTQEEEGGSPAVQELLSTRPTGSVSSTLGPASIQPSKVGKKKKVGSEKPGTTLPQPPPTTCPPGALQAPEAPASRAEGPVAVIVNGHTEGPAPARSAPKEPPGLPRPLGSFPCPTPQEDFPALGGPCPPRMPPPPGFSAVVLLKGTPPPPPPGLVPPISKPPPGFSGLLPSPHPACVPSPATTTTTKAPRPLPAPRAYLVPENFRERNLQLIQSIRDFLQSDEARFSEFKSHSGEFRQGLISAAQYYKSCRDLLGENFQKVFNELLVLLPDTAKQQELLSAHTDFCNREKPLSTKSKKNKKSAWQATTQQAGLDCRVCPTCQQVLAHGDASSHQALHAARDDDFPSLQAIARIIT
- the ZNF598 gene encoding E3 ubiquitin-protein ligase ZNF598 isoform X3, which translates into the protein MAAAGGAEGRRAALEAAAAAAPERGGGSCVLCCGDLEATALGRCDHPVCYRCSTKMRVLCEQRYCAVCREELRQVVFGKKLPAFATIPIHQLQHEKKYDIYFADGKVYALYRQLLQHECPRCPELPPFSLFGDLEQHMRRQHELFCCRLCLQHLQIFTYERKWYSRKDLARHRMQGDPDDTSHRGHPLCKFCDERYLDNDELLKHLRRDHYFCHFCDSDGAQDYYSPPTDTPSPASDYAYLREHFREKHFLCEEGRCSTEQFTHAFRTEIDLKAHRTACHSRSRAEARQNRHIDLQFSYAPRHSRRNEGVVGGEDYEEVDRYSRQGRVARAGTRGAQQSRRGSWRYKREEEDREVAAAVRASMAAQQQEEARRSEDQEEGGRPKKEEAAARGPEDPRGPRRSPRTQGEGPGPKETSTNGPVSQEAFSVTGPAAPGTLPPPSPKLKDEDFPSLSASTYSSCSTAATPGPVGLALPYAIPARGRSAFQEEDFPALVSSVPKPGTAPTSLVSAWNSSSSSKKVAQPPLSAQATGSGQPTRKAGKGSRGSRKGGPPVTQEEEGGSPAVQELLSTRPTGSVSSTLGPASIQPSKVGKKKKVGSEKPGTTLPQPPPTTCPPGALQAPEAPASRAEGPVAVIVNGHTEGPAPARSAPKEPPGLPRPLGSFPCPTPQEDFPALGGPCPPRMPPPPGFSAVVLLKGTPPPPPPGLVPPISKPPPGFSGLLPSPHPACVPSPATTTTTKAPRPLPAPRAYLVPENFRERNLQLIQSIRDFLQSDEARFSEFKSHSGEFRQGLISAAQYYKSCRDLLGENFQKVFNELLVLLPDTAKQQELLSAHTDFCNREKPLSTKSKKNKKSAWQATTQQAGLDCRVCPTCQQVLAHGDASSHQALHAARDDDFPSLQAIARIIT